The Saimiri boliviensis isolate mSaiBol1 chromosome Y, mSaiBol1.pri, whole genome shotgun sequence genome includes the window CTCATTGGCCTGTTTCAACTCTCTCTTCATGTTATAGCGCACGAGAGCTTTGGAATTCTCCAGAACAAATGAATTGCATGAGGTAAGCTCTTTAATTCTAACCATAACTTCTTGTGTGAAAGTTTCAGGCCAAAACACCTGCGAGACCAGGCCTTTGGCACATGCTTCTTGTGCTTTCATCTTCTGCCCATTGATCAACATTTCATTGGCAGCTGCTCTTCccattatttttggaaaagtaaTTGTGGAACAGCCATCTGGACTCTGTCCAAACCTTGTGTAAGGGGTTTGAAACCAAGCCTTCTCATTAGCCCAAACCACATCACAGAGACATAGTATAGATGCACCTAGTCCAATGGCTGGGCCATTGACTGATACAATGATAGGTTTCTGAAACTCAATAAAAGCATTCACAAAGTTTTTGATAGTGTCCACTAGTTTAACACTAGccctttttctattatattttaaatgcttcacAA containing:
- the LOC141582925 gene encoding chromodomain Y-like protein — its product is MNEIQSALDRAAADDSKFVLLSAVGSVFCCGLDFDNFVKHLKYNRKRASVKLVDTIKNFVNAFIEFQKPIIVSVNGPAIGLGASILCLCDVVWANEKAWFQTPYTRFGQSPDGCSTITFPKIMGRAAANEMLINGQKMKAQEACAKGLVSQVFWPETFTQEVMVRIKELTSCNSFVLENSKALVRYNMKRELKQANERECEVLKKIWGSAQGMEYMLKYVKNKIDTF